The Amycolatopsis jiangsuensis nucleotide sequence GCGGCAGCAGGTCCTCGCGCAGCGTGCAGTTCACGCAGCCGTGCGCGAGCTCCAGCGCGGTCAGCTCGTCGCGGTTGCCGAGCCGGAGCCGGCGGCGGACGACACCCGAGCCGATGTGGCGCAGATCGTGGTGGACGACGGCGGTGCCGGGACCGGCACGCAGCAGGGCGGCGAGCTCGTCGTTGCGGGCCGGGGCGAGGCCGCTCACGAGGACGAGCGGCACACGCGGAGGAAGGGGCACGGGAACTCCAGGTGACGGAGGGCGGTACAGTCCCAGCGTAGATGAAAACGAATGTCACTACCAACTCGGGAGGGTTCGTGTCAGCCGTGTGCCAGGTCACCGGCCGCAAGCCGGGCTACGGCAAGCAGGTCTCGCATTCACACCGCCGCACCTCGCGGCGCTGGGAGCCCAACGTGCAGAGCCGCCGCTACTACGTGCCGAGCCTCGGCCGGACGGTGCGGCTGAAGGTGTCGGTGAAGGGCATGAAGACCATCGACAAACGCGGCATCGACGCCGTGGTCGCCGAACTCGCCGCGAAGGGGGTGAAGCTCTAGATGGCCAAGAGCACCGACATCCGGCCGATCATCAAGCTGCGGTCCACCGCCGGCACCGGCTACACGTACGTGACCACGAAGAACCGCCGCAACGACCCGGACCGGATGGTCCTGCGCAAGTACGACCCGGTCGCGCGCAAGCACGTCGAATTCAAGGAAGAGCGCTGATGGCGAAGAAGTCGAAGATCGCGAAGAACGAGCAGCGCAAGGTGATCGCCGCACGGTACGTGGAACGGCGCCGCGCGCTCAAGGCGGTGATCGCCTCGCCGGGTTCGTCGGCCGAGGAAAAGGCCGACGCGGTGGTGGCGCTGCAGCGGATGCCGCGGGACGCGAGCCCGACCAGGATCCGCAACCGGGACACCGCCGACGGCCGTCCGCGCGGCTATCTGCGGAAGTTCGGCCTGTCCCGCGTCCGCCTGCGGCAGATGGCGCACAACGGCGAGCTGCCCGGCGTCTCGAAGTCGAGCTGGTGAGCGCGATGCCGAAGCCGAACCGCGACCGTCCGCCCCGGCGGCGGGTCAACCCGTTGCACGCCGCCCGGATCACCGAGGTCGACTGGAAGGACACGGACCTGCTGCGGAAGTTCATCTCCGACCGCGGCAAGATCCGCGCCCGGCGGGTGACCGGACTGACGCCGCAGCAGCAGAAGCAGGTCGCGACCGCGATCAAGAACGCCCGCGAGATGGCGTTGCTGCCGTACCCCTCGTCCGCCCGCTGACCCGCCCCTGCCTCGTGAATGCCGACGCCGGTTCTCCTCGGCGTCGGCACTCACGAGGCGCACGGGAGGGGGTGTGCGGGTGGGCGGGTCGTGACCAGGCAGACTTTCCGGCATGGACGACCCGCACTACCTTTCCGGCCTCCAGCTCGCCGGCCGCCGCGTCGTGGTGGTCGGCGGTGGCTCGGTCGCCCAGCGCCGCTTGCCACGGCTCCTACGCGCGGGTGCGCGCGTGGAGCTGGTCTCGCCGCACACGACTCCGGCGGTCGGCGCGATGGCTGACGCGGGCGAACTCGTCTGGCATCGGCGCGGCTACGCCGACGGCGACCTCGCCGAGGCCTGGTACGCCCTCGCCTGCACCGACAGTGCCGAGGTGAACGCCGCGGTGTGCGCGGAAGCCGAGCGGGCGCGTGTGTTCTGCGTACGCGCGGACGAGGGTGAGTCCGGAAGCGCAGTGACCCCGGCGACCGGGCGGCACGGTGGATTGCTCTTCGGTGTGCTCTCGGGCGGCGAACCACTGCGCTCCGCCGCGGTGCGGGACAGCATCCTCGACGGTCTCCACGCGGGCACTGTCGACGATGACCGTGCACAGGCTGCCTCGAAGCAGGAGATGCCCGGCGTCGCCCTGGTAGGCGGTGGCCCCGGTGATCCCGACC carries:
- the rpmB gene encoding 50S ribosomal protein L28: MSAVCQVTGRKPGYGKQVSHSHRRTSRRWEPNVQSRRYYVPSLGRTVRLKVSVKGMKTIDKRGIDAVVAELAAKGVKL
- the rpmG gene encoding 50S ribosomal protein L33 translates to MAKSTDIRPIIKLRSTAGTGYTYVTTKNRRNDPDRMVLRKYDPVARKHVEFKEER
- the rpsN gene encoding 30S ribosomal protein S14: MAKKSKIAKNEQRKVIAARYVERRRALKAVIASPGSSAEEKADAVVALQRMPRDASPTRIRNRDTADGRPRGYLRKFGLSRVRLRQMAHNGELPGVSKSSW
- the rpsR gene encoding 30S ribosomal protein S18: MSAMPKPNRDRPPRRRVNPLHAARITEVDWKDTDLLRKFISDRGKIRARRVTGLTPQQQKQVATAIKNAREMALLPYPSSAR